A region of bacterium DNA encodes the following proteins:
- a CDS encoding FAD-binding oxidoreductase → MAIPVLTRPAVLPKGVSPRTFSRAIREFTRIVGDRNVSVSSAELVPYAHDVIMIPPIWPSAVVRPGSVEEIQRVVRVANALRIPLWPLSTGKNIAYGRMMAVDGGNVILDLGRMNRILEINEPLAYAVVEPGVTYAQLYKHLRERNLPLWLDPPATAPGAGPLGNTVERGVGYTPYGEHFLFSCGMEIVLPDGRLLRTGSGALPGSRTWHIFKWGFGPYLDGLFTASNYGIVTKLGIWLMPEPPAYQPILMTFPNEDDIGAIMDFLRPLKITHLLPSAVVVAHALLALAAEADYPWHLTGGTRPVPEDWVRAEAAKRMLDTWNVAGCVYGSPAVVAEVAATVRRKVAAELPHARVLDLDEALQSPYWDHKVRNMTGVPSMIEYGRLSWRGGGNAFVAPVVPLYGAEAAKHMEIARPLFQKYGFDYIGEFIAASRDQHHVMMLLHKQPEEMDRARRCYRELTDAFCDQGYLPYRTNVAFMEHTMSRLDPVFQDVCMRIKEALDPNGILAPGKNGIRLPPPRRSGRTLTRRARRPASRKSRRPGGGRSR, encoded by the coding sequence GTGGCGATCCCGGTCCTGACGCGGCCCGCCGTGCTGCCGAAAGGGGTCAGCCCTCGCACGTTCAGCCGGGCGATCCGCGAGTTCACCCGCATCGTCGGCGACCGCAACGTCTCGGTGTCCTCCGCCGAACTCGTCCCCTACGCCCACGACGTCATCATGATCCCCCCGATCTGGCCGTCCGCGGTGGTCCGCCCCGGCTCGGTCGAAGAGATCCAGCGGGTCGTCCGCGTCGCCAACGCGCTCCGGATCCCGCTGTGGCCGCTCAGCACCGGGAAGAACATCGCCTACGGGCGGATGATGGCGGTGGACGGGGGAAACGTCATCCTCGACCTCGGCCGGATGAACCGAATCCTCGAGATCAACGAACCCCTTGCCTATGCGGTCGTCGAGCCCGGGGTCACCTACGCCCAACTGTACAAGCACCTGCGCGAGCGCAACCTGCCGCTGTGGCTCGACCCCCCCGCAACGGCGCCGGGGGCGGGCCCGCTCGGCAACACCGTCGAGCGCGGCGTCGGCTACACGCCGTACGGCGAGCACTTCCTCTTCTCCTGCGGGATGGAGATCGTGCTCCCCGACGGCCGGCTGCTGCGCACCGGCTCCGGGGCGCTCCCGGGATCCCGCACCTGGCACATCTTCAAGTGGGGGTTCGGCCCGTACCTCGATGGGCTCTTCACCGCAAGCAACTACGGCATCGTCACCAAGCTCGGGATCTGGCTGATGCCGGAGCCTCCCGCCTACCAGCCCATCCTGATGACGTTCCCGAACGAGGACGACATCGGCGCGATCATGGACTTCCTCCGCCCCCTCAAGATCACGCACCTCCTGCCGAGCGCCGTGGTCGTGGCCCACGCGCTGCTTGCGCTGGCCGCGGAGGCGGACTACCCATGGCATCTCACCGGCGGCACGCGGCCGGTACCGGAAGACTGGGTGCGGGCGGAAGCGGCCAAGCGGATGCTCGACACGTGGAACGTCGCCGGCTGCGTCTACGGCTCTCCCGCAGTCGTCGCCGAGGTCGCCGCGACCGTGCGGCGGAAGGTCGCCGCCGAGCTCCCGCACGCCCGGGTGCTGGACCTGGACGAAGCGCTCCAGAGCCCGTACTGGGACCACAAGGTGCGCAACATGACGGGAGTGCCTTCCATGATCGAGTACGGCCGGCTGTCGTGGCGGGGGGGCGGGAACGCGTTCGTCGCCCCGGTGGTGCCGTTGTACGGTGCGGAGGCGGCGAAGCACATGGAGATCGCCCGGCCGCTCTTCCAAAAGTACGGGTTTGATTACATCGGCGAGTTCATCGCCGCCTCCCGCGACCAACACCACGTCATGATGCTCCTCCACAAGCAGCCGGAAGAGATGGACCGGGCCCGGCGCTGCTACCGGGAGCTGACCGACGCGTTTTGCGACCAAGGCTACCTGCCCTATCGGACCAACGTGGCATTCATGGAACACACGATGAGCCGGCTGGATCCCGTCTTCCAGGATGTCTGCATGCGGATCAAGGAGGCGCTCGATCCGAACGGCATCCTGGCCCCCGGCAAGAACGGGATCCGGCTCCCGCCCCCCCGCCGCAGCGGACGCACCCTGACGAGGCGGGCGCGGCGGCCGGCCTCGAGAAAATCGCGCCGGCCCGGCGGCGGGCGAAGCCGATGA
- a CDS encoding branched-chain amino acid ABC transporter permease produces MGPAARPAHPPPTVLALLPQLLLTGITVGSIYALGALGFVLIYSVTGILNFAQGEFSMLSALVCATLLAWHLPLGLAACGAITAVCLVGALTERLAIQPAFGGAPLTLLIITFGVSMAFRGLALMVWGADPYTLPEFTPGPPLVLLGGVLVRQAIWAIGLSGAVVVGLFAFFTRTVPGAAVRACADNAFASRLVGISPRQMSLLAFTLSAGLGAVAGLVITPITGATYDMGLALGLKGFVAAVIGGLGNAPAAVVGGYLVGVIEALTSGYLSPGYGTAITFLVLLIVLFLQREGLLHGAQRRHA; encoded by the coding sequence GTGGGCCCGGCCGCGCGGCCGGCCCATCCCCCACCGACCGTGCTTGCCCTCCTGCCCCAACTGCTCCTCACCGGCATCACCGTCGGCAGCATCTACGCCCTCGGCGCCCTCGGCTTCGTGCTCATCTACTCCGTGACCGGAATCCTGAACTTCGCCCAGGGGGAGTTCTCCATGCTGAGCGCGCTCGTGTGCGCGACCCTCCTGGCGTGGCACCTGCCGCTCGGGCTTGCGGCGTGCGGGGCCATCACGGCGGTCTGCCTCGTCGGCGCGCTCACCGAACGGCTGGCGATCCAACCGGCGTTCGGCGGCGCCCCGCTCACGCTGCTCATCATCACCTTCGGGGTGTCGATGGCGTTTCGCGGCCTCGCCCTGATGGTCTGGGGCGCGGATCCCTACACGCTGCCGGAGTTCACGCCCGGCCCCCCGCTTGTGCTGCTCGGCGGGGTGCTCGTCCGCCAGGCGATTTGGGCGATCGGCCTCTCCGGGGCCGTCGTCGTCGGGTTGTTTGCCTTCTTCACCCGCACCGTCCCGGGCGCGGCCGTCCGGGCGTGCGCGGACAACGCCTTCGCCTCCCGGCTCGTCGGCATCAGCCCGCGACAGATGTCGCTCCTGGCGTTCACCCTGAGCGCCGGGCTCGGGGCGGTGGCGGGGCTCGTCATCACCCCGATCACGGGGGCGACGTACGACATGGGCCTCGCGCTGGGACTGAAGGGATTTGTCGCCGCGGTCATCGGCGGGCTGGGCAACGCCCCCGCCGCGGTCGTCGGGGGGTACCTGGTCGGCGTCATCGAAGCGCTCACGAGCGGGTACCTCTCCCCGGGCTACGGCACCGCCATCACCTTCCTCGTGCTGCTGATCGTCCTGTTCCTGCAGCGCGAAGGGCTGCTGCACGGAGCTCAGCGGAGACACGCGTGA
- a CDS encoding ABC transporter substrate-binding protein, which yields MVLGLAAALAAGVSVPARPALGQGGPIKIGTVFAVTGPASSLGKPEKDTATMLQAQLAASGGIGGRPVQIITYDSETDPTKAVLLIKKAVSEDNVVAVVGGTTSPESQAMADYAMSAEIPFMSVAASTTLSIPTRAWVFQMPQRNATAAAKALEYLVAVHAKTFAFLYRNDDFGQDGLVALRTYGLHQGVTLVDTEPFAATDTDLSVQVARARVKNPDAMVVWSTPPTASIAAKNIRQLGMKTPILESHGIANRAFIQLAGPAADGVVFPSGKLLVVDKLSAKDPQKALLQKYAKDFDAANHYGANTFGGHAFDGITMLVDAIRHVGPDKVKIREYLERLKGFVGTGGVFNMSPQDHNGLTTNDMVLVVIKGGNWDIWK from the coding sequence ATGGTCCTCGGTCTCGCCGCCGCGCTTGCCGCCGGCGTATCCGTCCCCGCGCGGCCGGCGCTCGGCCAGGGCGGGCCGATCAAGATCGGCACGGTGTTCGCCGTAACGGGCCCGGCCAGCTCGCTCGGCAAGCCCGAGAAGGACACGGCGACGATGCTGCAGGCCCAGCTCGCCGCCTCGGGTGGAATCGGCGGCCGGCCGGTCCAGATCATCACCTACGACAGCGAGACCGACCCCACGAAAGCGGTCCTGCTGATCAAAAAGGCGGTCAGCGAGGACAACGTCGTCGCCGTGGTGGGCGGGACGACGAGTCCGGAGTCCCAGGCGATGGCGGACTACGCGATGTCCGCCGAGATCCCGTTCATGTCGGTGGCGGCCAGCACGACGTTGAGCATTCCCACCCGGGCCTGGGTGTTCCAGATGCCGCAGCGGAACGCCACGGCGGCGGCCAAGGCGTTGGAGTACCTCGTGGCTGTCCACGCGAAGACGTTTGCGTTCCTCTATCGAAACGATGACTTCGGCCAGGACGGCCTTGTCGCGCTCCGAACCTACGGCCTCCACCAAGGGGTAACGCTCGTAGACACCGAGCCGTTTGCGGCCACGGACACGGACCTCAGTGTTCAGGTCGCCCGCGCCCGGGTCAAGAATCCCGACGCGATGGTCGTGTGGAGCACGCCGCCGACCGCCTCGATCGCGGCGAAGAACATTCGCCAGCTCGGGATGAAGACCCCGATCCTAGAGAGCCACGGCATCGCCAACCGGGCGTTCATCCAGCTCGCGGGACCGGCCGCGGACGGCGTCGTGTTTCCGTCCGGCAAGCTCCTGGTCGTCGACAAGCTATCGGCAAAGGACCCGCAGAAGGCGCTTCTCCAGAAGTACGCCAAGGATTTTGACGCGGCCAACCACTACGGGGCCAATACCTTTGGGGGGCACGCGTTCGACGGGATCACGATGCTCGTTGACGCGATCCGGCACGTCGGCCCCGACAAGGTGAAGATTCGCGAGTACCTGGAACGCCTCAAAGGCTTCGTGGGAACCGGCGGGGTCTTCAACATGTCGCCGCAAGATCACAACGGGTTGACCACCAACGACATGGTGCTGGTGGTGATCAAGGGCGGCAACTGGGACATCTGGAAGTAG
- a CDS encoding 2-dehydropantoate 2-reductase, producing MRGPIERCPAGARILIVGGGAVGGIYAARLAGTAQVTIFDVWREHAAAIAREGLRLHVRTEAVTQSLLVRPAAVSTPDALVGTTFSHALIAVKGPHTREAVRRIRDHLAGAVVLTVQNGLGNAEAIAAECGAPICHGVTMNAGEVVGPGEITQREIGGTWLGPHRGVLEDARRWGDALARAGMAVEVLADPRGAIWGKLIFNAAVNPLPVLTGMRLSGVYAHPDAYALLRALVDEGRAVAAALGIALHSDPMAVIDAHRALGDAHGHVGSMKQDVDRGRATEIDTLTGAIVAEGDRLGVPVPASRTVYRLVKAAEARAVAAAAGVR from the coding sequence ATGCGCGGACCGATCGAGCGGTGCCCCGCGGGGGCGAGGATCCTGATCGTCGGCGGGGGCGCCGTGGGAGGCATCTACGCCGCGCGGCTCGCCGGCACGGCGCAGGTCACGATCTTCGACGTGTGGCGGGAACACGCGGCGGCCATCGCGCGAGAGGGGCTCAGGCTGCACGTCCGGACCGAGGCGGTCACCCAATCGCTCCTGGTCCGGCCGGCGGCCGTCTCCACCCCCGACGCCCTGGTGGGTACGACCTTCTCCCACGCGTTGATCGCCGTGAAAGGGCCGCACACCCGTGAGGCGGTTCGCCGCATCCGCGACCATCTCGCGGGGGCGGTCGTGCTGACCGTGCAGAACGGCCTGGGGAACGCCGAGGCGATCGCGGCGGAGTGCGGCGCCCCGATCTGCCACGGGGTGACGATGAACGCGGGGGAAGTGGTCGGTCCCGGGGAGATCACGCAGCGGGAGATCGGCGGGACCTGGCTGGGCCCGCACCGCGGGGTCCTCGAGGACGCCCGTCGGTGGGGGGACGCGCTCGCCCGCGCCGGCATGGCCGTGGAGGTGCTCGCCGACCCGCGCGGGGCGATTTGGGGTAAGCTCATCTTCAACGCAGCGGTCAACCCCCTCCCCGTCCTGACCGGGATGCGCCTCTCGGGGGTCTACGCGCACCCGGACGCCTACGCGCTGCTGCGGGCCCTGGTCGACGAAGGGAGGGCGGTGGCCGCCGCCCTCGGGATCGCCCTCCACTCCGATCCGATGGCGGTGATCGATGCCCACCGGGCGCTCGGCGACGCGCACGGCCACGTGGGCTCGATGAAGCAGGACGTCGATCGCGGACGCGCGACAGAAATCGACACGCTCACCGGGGCGATCGTCGCCGAGGGCGACCGGCTCGGGGTCCCGGTCCCCGCCTCGCGAACCGTTTACCGGCTCGTCAAGGCCGCGGAAGCCCGGGCTGTGGCGGCGGCCGCGGGGGTGAGGTAA
- a CDS encoding IclR family transcriptional regulator C-terminal domain-containing protein, which produces MGRRAPAHCTALGKVLLAHADPQLQTRVLAGRLKRYTPGTIVDPPTLRRVLQAVRERGYAVDDQEFEEGIRCVAAPVLDYTGRVVAALSVSAPAGRLGPDRDRGLAEVVRAAARRASGELGHAPERAAGRGTRDEV; this is translated from the coding sequence GTGGGCCGGCGCGCCCCCGCCCACTGCACCGCGCTCGGCAAGGTGCTCCTCGCCCACGCCGACCCGCAGCTCCAGACCCGGGTGCTGGCGGGCCGGCTCAAGCGGTACACGCCGGGGACGATCGTCGATCCCCCGACTCTCCGGCGCGTCCTCCAGGCGGTGCGTGAGCGAGGGTACGCGGTTGACGATCAGGAGTTTGAAGAGGGCATCCGCTGCGTGGCGGCGCCGGTGCTCGACTACACGGGCCGTGTGGTCGCGGCCCTCAGCGTCTCGGCCCCCGCCGGGCGACTTGGGCCCGACCGCGATCGGGGCCTGGCCGAGGTGGTGAGGGCGGCGGCCCGGCGGGCCTCGGGCGAACTCGGGCACGCGCCCGAGCGCGCGGCGGGAAGGGGCACGAGAGATGAGGTCTGA
- a CDS encoding ABC transporter ATP-binding protein, which produces MTAPRLEVSGVVARRGEVEVLHGIDLEVRPSEVLAIIGPNGAGKSTLLGTIAGIFVPRAGAIVLDGRPIAGLSAEAVVRLGVSLVPERRQIFNTLTVRDNLLLGGYHRYWHDRAGVRADVSRPRAIFPKLAALDGRLGGTLSGGEQQMLAIGRGLMSRPRLLLLDEPSLGLAPLVIREIVHALGELRRTEGLTVILVEQNVKAAMAIADHVCVMERGRIVLRGTPAELLAHPGIKSAYLGKGYEIAG; this is translated from the coding sequence ATGACGGCGCCGCGGCTCGAGGTCTCCGGCGTCGTCGCGAGGCGGGGCGAGGTCGAGGTGCTCCACGGGATCGATCTGGAGGTCCGGCCGAGCGAGGTGCTGGCGATCATCGGCCCCAACGGGGCGGGCAAGTCCACCCTGCTCGGGACGATCGCCGGCATCTTCGTCCCGCGCGCCGGCGCGATCGTCCTGGACGGCCGGCCGATCGCGGGGCTCTCCGCCGAGGCGGTGGTGCGGCTCGGGGTGAGCCTGGTTCCCGAACGCCGGCAGATCTTCAACACGCTCACGGTGCGGGATAACCTCCTCCTCGGCGGGTACCACCGGTACTGGCACGATCGCGCCGGGGTACGCGCCGATGTCTCCCGGCCCCGCGCGATCTTCCCGAAGCTCGCCGCCCTCGACGGGCGGCTGGGGGGAACCCTCAGCGGCGGCGAGCAGCAGATGCTCGCGATCGGGCGCGGGTTGATGTCGCGCCCCCGCCTCCTCCTGCTGGACGAGCCATCGCTGGGGCTGGCCCCCCTCGTGATTCGCGAGATCGTGCACGCCCTGGGGGAGTTGCGTCGGACCGAGGGCCTCACCGTGATCCTGGTCGAGCAGAACGTCAAGGCGGCGATGGCGATCGCCGATCACGTCTGCGTGATGGAGCGGGGCCGGATTGTGCTGCGGGGGACGCCGGCAGAGCTCCTGGCGCATCCCGGCATCAAATCGGCCTACCTCGGCAAGGGATACGAGATCGCGGGGTGA
- a CDS encoding (Fe-S)-binding protein produces the protein MTRRRGPVGKDLTREIEAKGINLFECYTCRLCTEEMNRGILTLTEPYRQAFGETEWRRDIFNEPVCPTWDYYRHEAYTAYGRALMARDLGDGLEVDPRDPRMREVVYTCLLCTGCQELCFSRNRVPLMKHDMQLPREVWDLHGILLAKRKWLFDKFGWDVVPAGLRALAQRLIRTGTSTGEPGRAATRWVKATRSGTVDLSRDGRADVLLLLDGTAPYDRGTWPALAAAVRLLLASGLTVGTLGADEIATSLPVLAAGDVQSYLRINREAIRRVATVVRRAGVKQVVTVDDTGFAAWTAPAKHYGVAEEVSFPFAHLIPFLHTLLEDGRLRLTRPVDKEVALLDSCHLGRYCKVLDAPRAILARVPGLRVREAHLRREYLYCCGAAAGVPDAYPEQADWWGRKRLGQAAEVLAQGRTVVTTSPICGAHLRRTAAAEGTGIEVKDLAEVAALALA, from the coding sequence ATGACGCGGCGGCGCGGGCCGGTCGGCAAGGACCTCACGCGTGAGATCGAGGCGAAAGGGATCAACCTCTTCGAGTGCTACACCTGCCGGCTGTGCACCGAAGAGATGAACCGGGGGATTCTGACGCTGACCGAACCCTACCGCCAAGCGTTCGGCGAGACGGAGTGGCGTCGGGACATCTTCAACGAGCCCGTCTGCCCGACCTGGGACTATTATCGCCACGAAGCGTACACGGCGTACGGCCGCGCGCTGATGGCCCGAGACCTCGGCGACGGCCTTGAAGTGGATCCGCGGGACCCGCGGATGCGGGAGGTGGTCTACACCTGCCTCCTCTGCACCGGATGCCAGGAGCTCTGCTTCTCACGCAACCGGGTGCCCCTGATGAAGCACGACATGCAGCTGCCGCGTGAGGTCTGGGATCTCCACGGCATCCTGCTCGCGAAGCGCAAGTGGCTCTTCGACAAGTTCGGGTGGGACGTCGTCCCCGCGGGGCTGCGGGCACTCGCCCAGCGCCTCATCAGGACGGGGACGTCGACCGGAGAGCCCGGGCGCGCGGCGACGCGCTGGGTGAAGGCCACGCGGAGCGGCACCGTGGACCTGAGCCGCGACGGACGGGCGGACGTCCTCCTCCTGCTTGACGGCACCGCCCCGTACGATCGGGGCACATGGCCGGCCCTGGCCGCGGCGGTCCGGCTGCTGCTGGCCTCTGGACTCACGGTCGGCACGCTCGGCGCGGATGAGATCGCGACGAGCCTCCCCGTGCTTGCGGCGGGGGACGTGCAGAGCTATCTCCGGATCAACCGGGAGGCGATTCGCCGGGTCGCCACCGTCGTCCGGCGGGCGGGGGTCAAACAGGTCGTCACGGTGGACGACACGGGCTTTGCGGCCTGGACCGCGCCGGCGAAACACTACGGGGTGGCCGAGGAGGTGAGCTTCCCCTTCGCCCATCTCATCCCGTTTCTGCACACGCTGCTCGAGGACGGACGGCTGCGCCTGACCCGTCCGGTCGACAAAGAAGTGGCTCTGCTCGACAGCTGTCATCTCGGCCGCTACTGCAAAGTGCTCGACGCCCCGCGGGCGATCCTGGCGCGCGTGCCCGGGCTCCGCGTCCGTGAGGCCCACCTCAGACGTGAATACCTCTACTGCTGCGGCGCCGCCGCGGGGGTGCCCGACGCCTATCCCGAGCAGGCCGATTGGTGGGGCCGAAAGCGCCTAGGGCAGGCCGCGGAGGTGCTGGCGCAGGGGCGCACCGTGGTGACGACCTCACCGATCTGCGGCGCGCACCTCAGACGGACCGCCGCAGCCGAGGGAACGGGCATCGAGGTCAAAGATCTGGCCGAGGTCGCCGCGCTGGCGCTGGCCTAG
- a CDS encoding branched-chain amino acid ABC transporter permease, with protein MRRDHLGLLVLVAAVAGLPFVVSTAYALTVLNIIGLYAIVTLGLILLGCSGQISLGQAAFYGLGAYTSALLSRDLGWNPWLAIPVAIAAVSAAAYLVGLPTLRLAEHFFVLATLGFGIIVNVLMLQMVSVTGGGNGLRDIPALTIAGVRLVTDRQVYYLIWALVFGTLVLARNITAHRTGRALRAILGSEIAAAALGVEVPRYKMQVFVLSAAYAALAGALYAHYIRFISPSPFSLYASLFFLIMAVVGGLTNIWGGLFGAAAVTVLDQMIRAQLPRVFPRVGGEYQTAIYGILLVLIMIFFPRGIVRGALDVRHTLIRPFAPGRGADTEPAEEGRA; from the coding sequence GTGAGGCGGGACCACCTCGGCCTCCTGGTCCTGGTCGCGGCGGTCGCGGGGCTTCCGTTCGTCGTCTCGACGGCCTACGCCCTCACCGTCCTCAACATCATCGGGCTGTACGCGATCGTCACGCTGGGATTAATCCTCCTGGGATGCTCCGGCCAGATCTCGCTCGGGCAGGCCGCGTTCTACGGGCTGGGGGCGTACACGTCCGCGTTGTTGAGCCGCGACCTGGGATGGAACCCCTGGCTCGCCATCCCGGTCGCGATCGCGGCCGTCTCCGCCGCGGCTTACCTGGTGGGGCTCCCGACGCTGCGCCTGGCGGAGCACTTCTTCGTCCTGGCCACGCTGGGGTTCGGCATCATCGTCAACGTCCTGATGCTGCAGATGGTGTCGGTGACGGGGGGCGGCAACGGACTGCGGGACATCCCCGCCCTCACGATCGCCGGGGTGCGCCTCGTCACCGATCGGCAGGTTTACTACCTGATCTGGGCACTCGTCTTCGGCACCCTCGTCCTGGCCCGGAACATCACCGCCCACCGCACCGGACGGGCACTGCGGGCGATCCTCGGCAGCGAAATCGCCGCCGCCGCTCTCGGGGTCGAGGTCCCCCGGTACAAAATGCAGGTGTTCGTCCTGAGCGCGGCGTACGCCGCGCTGGCCGGGGCGCTGTACGCGCACTACATCCGGTTCATCAGCCCCTCCCCGTTCTCCCTGTACGCGTCGCTCTTCTTTCTGATCATGGCGGTGGTCGGGGGCCTGACCAACATCTGGGGGGGCCTGTTCGGGGCGGCGGCGGTCACGGTGCTCGATCAGATGATCCGGGCCCAACTCCCACGCGTCTTCCCGCGTGTGGGCGGCGAGTATCAGACCGCGATCTACGGCATCCTGCTCGTGCTGATCATGATCTTTTTCCCCCGCGGGATCGTCCGCGGCGCGCTCGACGTTCGGCACACGCTGATCCGCCCGTTCGCGCCCGGGCGGGGGGCGGACACCGAACCGGCCGAGGAGGGCCGCGCGTGA
- a CDS encoding ABC transporter ATP-binding protein: MTAALRVEHLTRRFGGLIAVNAVSFAAAPQEIVAVIGPNGAGKTTLFNLITGVLPATSGDVYYQERRITGMPAWGVASLGVVRTFQNPIIFTQATVAENVMVGCHRWTRTGLLRAALGLPSAAHEDRLVSDAARAALDLVGLPGREHDLARDLPFGQQRLLEIARSLAARPAVLLLDEPTAGLSLGEARHLVALVRRLRTDGVTFVVIEHNMDVVMDAADRVVVLDYGEKIAEGPPRAVQRDPRVVAAYLGEDAAAPSAEPRS; the protein is encoded by the coding sequence GTGACCGCCGCCCTCCGCGTGGAGCACCTCACCCGGCGATTCGGCGGGCTCATCGCCGTGAACGCGGTCAGCTTTGCGGCCGCCCCGCAGGAGATCGTCGCCGTGATCGGGCCGAACGGCGCCGGGAAGACCACCCTGTTCAACCTGATCACGGGGGTCCTCCCCGCAACCTCGGGCGACGTCTACTATCAGGAGCGACGCATCACCGGGATGCCCGCCTGGGGCGTCGCCTCGCTGGGGGTTGTCCGCACGTTTCAGAACCCGATCATCTTCACCCAGGCGACGGTCGCCGAGAACGTCATGGTGGGATGTCATCGCTGGACGCGCACCGGGCTCCTCCGGGCGGCCCTCGGGCTGCCGTCCGCGGCGCACGAGGACCGGCTGGTCTCCGACGCCGCGCGGGCGGCGCTGGACCTCGTGGGCCTTCCGGGACGAGAGCACGACCTGGCGCGGGACCTCCCCTTCGGCCAGCAGCGCCTGCTGGAGATCGCCCGATCGCTGGCCGCCCGTCCCGCCGTCCTCCTCCTCGATGAACCGACCGCGGGGCTGAGCCTTGGGGAGGCGCGGCACCTCGTCGCCCTGGTCCGCCGCCTCCGCACCGATGGAGTGACCTTCGTCGTGATCGAGCACAACATGGACGTGGTGATGGACGCGGCCGACCGCGTGGTCGTCCTCGACTACGGGGAGAAGATCGCGGAGGGCCCGCCGCGCGCCGTCCAGCGCGACCCCCGGGTGGTGGCCGCCTACCTCGGCGAGGACGCCGCGGCGCCCTCCGCGGAGCCCCGGTCGTGA